In Desulfuromonadaceae bacterium, the following proteins share a genomic window:
- a CDS encoding YigZ family protein has translation MPDHPQPPVARYPIPHQRFRSEIEVNRSRFITTVQPVTTPKEAQAFVAEMKAAFPDANHNCWAYLIGAPGSTDQIGLSDDGEPHGVAGQPMLTTLQHSGLGDTAVVVTRYFGGIKLGKGGMVKAYTAAVQTALELVPRGEKITWHTVRATLDYALVKSFELRLADFECEILATDYADRVNFDLRLPDERLADFATMFVDLTAGRGVLEEVHG, from the coding sequence GCCGGACCATCCGCAACCGCCCGTAGCCCGTTACCCGATCCCCCACCAACGCTTCCGCAGCGAAATCGAGGTCAATCGCAGCCGTTTTATCACCACCGTACAACCGGTCACCACCCCAAAGGAGGCTCAAGCGTTCGTCGCCGAAATGAAGGCCGCGTTCCCCGACGCCAACCACAACTGCTGGGCCTACCTCATCGGCGCACCCGGCAGCACCGACCAGATCGGCTTGAGTGACGACGGCGAACCCCACGGCGTGGCCGGGCAACCGATGCTGACCACCCTGCAACACAGCGGACTCGGCGACACGGCGGTGGTCGTTACCCGCTACTTCGGCGGCATCAAGCTCGGCAAAGGGGGGATGGTCAAAGCCTACACAGCGGCGGTGCAAACGGCGCTGGAGCTGGTGCCGCGCGGAGAAAAGATCACCTGGCATACTGTGCGCGCAACCCTTGATTATGCGCTGGTCAAGTCGTTCGAGCTCCGCCTTGCCGATTTTGAATGTGAAATCCTCGCGACGGATTACGCCGACCGGGTCAATTTTGACCTACGCCTGCCGGACGAGCGGTTGGCGGATTTTGCGACCATGTTTGTTGATTTGACTGCAGGTCGAGGGGTTCTGGAGGAAGTACACGGCTAA